The Vigna unguiculata cultivar IT97K-499-35 chromosome 11, ASM411807v1, whole genome shotgun sequence genomic sequence aaatatataaataaaataatagtgggTGGAACCCACTGTATTATTTCTCACCATTCTTATTCATCTTTCTGTCTCTATCCTTACTTCCAATCAATTTACATAACTTTCAAAATCCTCTCTTTATTACTCATCTATTTCTACTCTACCAAACAACTAAACATTCAATCTCATTTCTTAACTATCCTCTATTCAcaacttatttctttatttctatcttCTCAATTCCTGCCCTCAAAACCAAACAGTGCCTAAGAGAGGAACACATGAATGATCATGATGTGCACGCATGTAATATTACTACTTATTTTAACATAGTACTGTACATGATTTCTGAAactatataaactaatttcGTTTAACAGTTAAAATATAGTCCTGAAAATATGTTTATCTCTCTATCACAAAAGCTGACAGAATGTGAAACCAGATGAAATACACCTTCTTTAGGCCTTGTACAAAACCAAATCTCATATACCTGAACAAGGAGACTCCAAACTCTCTCAGAACATTGCAAAATATCTTCATTTGTTTCCAATAGCAGATTCTGGAATACGATTCTAAGGGTATCTCCAAATATAGAAGAGGGCCAGAATGAAGCACCAGACAACTCAGACATGCTTCTTTTATATCCAGCTTCAAGTAGCCTCTCCTGAAGATAGAAAATTCATGGCAAGACATCAACAATTGTACCACCTATTGTGAGAAAGAAACCATTTGATAAATACATTTGATAAGATGAGATTcaattttttcactaaaaatcaAGAAAGAAAATACATACCAAAGTCCGTATTGCAGAATAGCGAACAGATGTGATACTATGCCTCATAAAGGGCCACAAACGTTGTGCCAATGTTGAAAGCACATAAGGATTTTCTTCTCCATCGCCATCACCAGAACCACCACCTCCATTTTCCATTTCCTTGTCTCCCAATCTCAAAACTTCATACATATTTGGCGCCATATCTTCTTGAGAATAGATTTCTGCCAGTAGATTCATTACACTGCAAACAGATGATTAacatattaatactaatatacCATTGTAAAACAATCATTTGACCTCAATACAACGTAAACCATAGTGCAAAACCTAGAATTAGAGGTAAGCTTCcgtttgaaattataaaaaccaTTTATTCTCTGCATAATCTCTGAACTAAAATAAATGATGAACTTATATTCATGCGAGTACTCTGATTCAGCTACTTCAAagaattaattacaaaaaacatGGCATAAAAGCGTCACATTTACTTGcatatttaaatcaatttcCCTCTCTCTCTTCAATGTGGTTGGTATACTTTTGTCTTCCAATTCAATAAACAAGGTCCCACCCATGGGTGAGTCAGGTTTAAATACGCCAGCAGAAGCACCTTGATGTGCTAAAATCTCTCTCAGTGCCATCACGCTACCATGTCGTACCTCCCAAACTGCCAACAGCATTTGATAAATAAGCATTCAAAGAAAATACCATTGAGCATAAAGTACATATgtgaaataaatttgaaaatactatTGCAGCATCAAGTTGATGTCTCATGAGTGCATAAAGTCCATATGTGAAAAGAGAGTTGTTGGTGTTGCAGCCCAAAAGAAAACACACCACGCATCCAAGTAGTTTCGAGTCTATAAGAGTGGAAGAAACACGATGATAAACATTAGATAAGaaagaaaccaaaaacaattttcttttgcTATTCTTGAACACCACCTCAGTGGATTTCAGGtcgtaaataaataaataaaatctgaaCATAAATTCTTAAATCGAAGTGTTTGAATTCCAAAGATCTTGTATTCATCAACCCTTAAGCCTCTGCGTCGATGCGTAGAAGCGTAGAAGGCACATTGTCTAACACATGAACCTGAAAATACGACGAAGGGTAGGGTAAAGGTTGTGCTGGGCCATTTGAACGCTGAGTTGCTTTCGGGAATCCTTGACTTAATAGACGTGAAGAGTGTATGAGGCATGGGTGGGTAAGGGTTTTGGGTCAGTGATAAAGGTACATTAGACTGCTTTTTATGACcgttatacaaaattattaaaaagaaaatattacttTCTATAATTATCGATCTGCCCTATATGACCGTTGAGGATAAAAAAGATTGTGACcgatatataaaattaatagaaagaaaaaatttccAAATGCTTATTTAACCATAAAATAATAAGGGCcagtaaaaattaattattttgtagtgAGATACCTCCAAAGAAAAGCATTCGTTTCAAAATTATAGGTGTCAATATGCCTCttagtaaaaataacaatatttactTTAGAAAAACGATAAAAATTATTACACACTCCAAATTTCAATGtcttaaaaagaattattacaTTATCAAAAAATGTCAAACACACAAAATGTCCATGCTATCATCTAATccaaaataatcattaaaatgTCGAACAATAACGTGAACAAAATAAGGAAAGTAGAATAATTTTTAGAAagttacttattattattttatcattcatttttttaatatagtcaTTTTTAGCATTAACTCATCTTAGCCATTAGATGAAAAAaaacgatatatatatatatatatatatatatatatatatcaaacattttcatatatttttttagctCGAAGAGCAAGTTTAATTAGACATCATGTATTTCTGAGTTAttctattgtttttaattgatgTGTGTATGATTTTTGTTTCTGATACAATATTTACAACTTTCTTATGAATAAAGTTGACTCTGCATAACGAGGAAATGAATTGTTCTAACCAATATCAAAAATTTCTTCATCATTCGTTgagtttacttttttaaatagtCATCATGTGTTTCTAAGTTATTTCTCAATTCTAATTTATGTGTGTGTTCGGTTTTCATTTGTGATggaatatatacaaattttttataaacaagtGAAACCCTAGAAAACACACACGAAATATAATTGATTCCATCTGATTTCAAGAACCAATTCTCATTgcattttgaaattcttctaAACTTGTTTTTGCTTGAGAGACTCTACATAGAAGTGTCATATTCATTGATAAATATCACAAAATTTGGGATGAACTTTTTTCCCTACACCTCCAAACATTTCCTCTTcgcctccaattttttttttaaagatgcacTTTGCCCCTCACTAAATATATTTGTTCTCTCTCGTATCTAATGCATATTAAGTGATTTCATTCCCAAGTTTATTTTTTGTACATATGTTGACatctgatatattttttttctgttacgAATGTCGgcattcaatatatttttttcgttATGGATGTCCACACCCTTCATTTATACAAAACAACAGGCTTTACAATTGGATCTCTATATCCATATCTCTCACACCCTTCATTTATACAAAACAACATCATTCTCCTTTCCACCAATACTTTAACTAGCTTTTCTTCATGactctttttctctttgttacTTTAATCTTCATGGTCCATTCAAGCAAAGCCTGTTGGCCACCTTCACCAGGTTATCGTAAATTTCGAATTCAATGATTGTTTTCCCAAGTTCCAAATTCAGGTTTATGATTGTGATTTTCAATCCTTAGAAATTCAACAATCCTTCTTAATAAACCAATGAATCAAAGAGGGTACAGAGAAAATGCATTATGTTCGTTGCAATGAGTCAAcaatttcaagtattattttttaagaatttttaaattataaaagttagatTATTATTGTGTAATACAATCATACattataaaattagtaaaattagtgtaattcaatttaaaactagTGCAATTTGGataaacaaacacacaaaatgtTCTTGCTATCGTCTAAATccaaaataatcattaaaatgtcgatcaataaacaaaattaaaagattttatcaaattattaataacaaaaatacggGACCAATGCATCAGACAAACCTAATAAATATATGTCACTCCATGCCTTAACGTTTAACATGTTATCACTTGAATTTTGATTCTCCTTATAACTTGAGTAATacacttttcttttattattttcttgctcaaatatatatatattgaatctGAAATATGAAACAGAAGAAAAACTCACAATGTTACTGAATAATATGTAAATGTTCACTTTTTCTTCATTATGCATGTGTATAAAGAAAAACGATGTTTGGTGTGGATAATTAAATGAgctttgttataaaaaaaaaataccaatgaGCAACTTTTTAACTTAACACGTGTGAGATTCCTGTTACATGTCTtaacacaaaatttaattattatagtatatttttcttatttcttttatatatatatatatatatatatatatatatatatataatatatatatatatatatatatatatatatatatatatttcaaacattttcatatatCTTTTTAGTTTGAAGAGCAAGTTTAATTAGACATAATGTGTTTTTCAGTTATTCTATTGTTTTTAAATGATGTGTGTATGATTTTTGTTTCTCATccaatatttacaattttcttatgAATAAATTTTACTCTGCATAACAAGAAATGAATTGTTCTAGCCAATGTaaaaaatttcttcatcttttctTGAGTTTACTTTTTTAACTAGTCATCATATTTCTAAGTCATTCCACAATTCTAATTAATGTGTGTGTGGTTTTCATTTATGATGGAATACATACAACTTTTTTATAAACCAATTCTCATTGCATTGTGCAATGCTCCATTTTTAGCTACTTACCATAAACTTGTTCTTCTTCTAAAGCTTGTTGCTACTTGAGAGAACGCATAGAAGCAtcatattcatttataaatattacgTTACAAAATTTGTCATGAACTTTTTATAGGGTTTTTCCCTACACTTCCAAACATTTTTTCTTCgcctccattttttttttaaatttgtactTTCTCTTTcggtaaatatatttattttctctcttatcTAAGACATACTAAGTGACCCCATCcctaagtttattttttttacagatATCGACatccaatatttttctttattttttctattacagATGTTGACATCCGatattgattcaaaattagtatagttcaattcaaaattagtgcaGTTCGATTCAAAACTAGTGCAGTTCAATTCAAAATTGGTACAATtcgaaaaataattaaatttagtacAATTCATATTATAATAGTAGTTTAATTCATATCACAGTATAGTTCAATACAATACAATTCAGTTCTTTAGAATATAAAACGTTCAAGTGAACTAATTTTCAATTCattgtatattttaatacaattcaataaattatgtaaaaacCTAGTCTTAGAtaagaaaagggaaaaatatataattttattatattttcattttagtatCTTTTTAATGGAAAAGTATAATAAACTTTACTATGGGGTCTTTTTAATAACAAATGCGTGTAATATTTTATTCGTGTTTCCTTTTTcgtagatttttaaaaattttcattttagttattttgaTAGTCTCAACTTTTATTCTCTAATCGTTAtgttttgtatttaaataattgGGACGAGTTGGtagttaataaatatatttacaatatctACAGTTTAtgaaattcaaacaaatatctTTCACACGAATTTATCTTATTTGTGTGAAACACTCTCGTATTAATaactgaaaaaatattttgtccgtaataaaataaaaaggttgtTTAAAACGTTAATGCAAGGTTGTTAgtgtatttaattaattatattttagttatacTTAACCGTTATTAcctgtaatttgaaaataaaattaattacaatatcTACAATATATGAGATTCAAACAAATATCTTTCGCATCTCTGAATCTAAAAAATGGAAATGCGGATAACATTTTACTATTCTATAATTATTTCCTTTAAAAAGGGCAGTTGAATATCTTGCGTAgacattgaaatttattttgtttgcgTGGAATACActctaattaataattgaaaaatattttgtctgtaattaaataaaaaatttgtttaaaacaTTAAGGCAAGattgttaatatatttaatttaatttaattatattttagttatagTTAACAGTTGTTGTTTTAGAGTGGGTTCTGTTAAGAAGGGTAGGAAAGGGGGTTGGGAGGAAAAGTTACATTGAATTCAATTCACCTGACCTTCAACGAATGCCATCGCTCTCTGTCTCCACTCTGGATTTCGAtgtttctttcctttatttgctGATTGTTACTATTTATAATACTGATTATTAAAGgatagaaagagaaagagagagaggggGAGGCAGAGTGGAAGCGAGGGATACTTTGCTTCTTGGCGGTGGAAACGACGGCGGCGATGGCGGAGGGGGAGGAGCTTCGGCCTGACTTGCTGAAAAACACGCCTTCTAACATTGCGAGATTGGAGGATGTGATCGAACACTCTAAAGCAAGGCACAAGTATCTGGCGCAGACGTGTAGCCCCTCTGATGGCGGTGATGTTAGGTGGTACTTTTGTAAGATCCCTCTCGCTCCCAACGGTATCTGTCTAATTCCATCGCTAGGGTTTTAGGATTTCAATTCAGTACTCACATTATATTTATAGTCATAGTAACTATCTCTCTACCCATCCGGATTCTGGAGACACACATTCTTGGTTGTTCTTGATTGTTCTTGATTGTTATTATTCATTGCCCGCTTCGCCGCAttcataaacaattatttttttttctaacagaGTTGGCAGCGTCAGTCCCACGAACAGAGATGGTAGGCAAGAGTGACTATTTTCGTTTTGGCATGAGAGATTCTCTAGCCATTGAAGCATCTTTCTTGCAGGTCATTTTATGAAATGTATACTTTAATATTTCGTTGtgtttctcttttatttcaatcaTCAACTGGGTGACCTTTAGATAGTGAGAATCTTTCTTGTTTATGGATTGGTAGAGAGAGGAAGAACTGCTTTCTAGTTGGTGGAGGGAGTATGCGGAATGCAGTGAAGGCCCAAGAGAACGGCAGAGTTCCAGTACAAAATCAGATACTGGATCTTTTTTGGGACGTACTGAACCGTCTCAACTCTATGAAATAGAAGAAGAGAGGGTTGGTGTCCCTGTAAAGGGAGGACTGTACGAGGTAGACTTGGTTTCCAGACATTGTTTCCCTGTTTATTGGAACGGAGAAAACAGACGTGTCCTAAGAGGTCATTGGTTTGCACGTAAAGGGGGCCTGGATTGGCTACCACTTCGCGAAGATGTTGCTGAACAACTAGAGATTGCTTATCGTAGTCAGGTCTGTATGattattcaaattattcattTCATCGTGTGATCACCTTTTACAAATTACGAAAATGCTGTTCCGCCACACGATTACGAAAATGTGTTCAGCACAACTATTGCATTTCAATTACTAGGTAAACTAGGTAATTCTAACAAtctatttctttgtttcttaattgttatttatttatatttacatttaattttactGGATGAAAATTTATGAGATCAGAATCAGAAGGTATGTTGTAAGCCTAAAAGAGATGAAAGCAAAataggaaaaacaagaaaggacaggcaaataaaacatttgaaatactttttttttttgctgggTTTCAATTAGAATAGGCAAATTTcagtttgttttcttctttgctTCAGAAAGTGAAAGATTTATTTCTTATTGATTTCTATAGGTTTGGCACCGAAGAACATTTCAACCATCAGGACTTTTTGCTGCTCGAGTTGATTTGCAAGGCTCCACTCAGGTATGCACAAtttatttggattaaatatatatatgtaatccTTATAAATAGGGCAATGTTTGTCTTTAGTCCCTAGAAAAACAATTTCATTTTGATCTCTCATTTATAGAACAGTCTGTGGTCACTATTTCTTTAAGCGGGGACTACAAAGAGACATGTTTTCTGTGAAGAACAAAAACCACACCTAACACATTTCTAAAAGCAAGAGACAAAAGAAGCAATTTTTCCTCGAGGGACTAAAGgttaacattttaaatgtttctaGGGCAtacaacatatttaacccatttatTTAGTGTTGTGGATtgaattttattactaatatctCATGCATTATTGTATATTGGTGTTGAATACGCAGGGCCTGCATGCCCTTTTCACAGGAGAAGACGATACCTGGGAGGCCTGGCTAAATATTGATGCTTCTGGCTTTTCTAGTTTTGTTAGTTTTACTGGAAATGCTATCAAGCTTAGGCGTGGTTACTCTCCATCAAATTCTCCAAAACCAACCCAGGTTTTCTTTCCCCTCCTTTATTGCTATAGTAACATGTAGATACAAACAGTATGCCATTAGAGTTTTCCTCATTCTTTACGTAGGAGAGCACAAGTGATATCCCAATTCTGCTATGTAATTTGATCTTCTACTATTTCTGTGATTCTAAAGGTGTGTTTGGGCTGACATACACATTCTCATGTCTACCATACCgcaatcaaatattatttaacacttattttatattagatagAAAATCAGCAAGTATATCACATTCAATGTAAGTGATTATTGAAATGGGAAAATGTTACTATGTTTCTTATgattacattatatatatatatatatatttgtaaccTGTATCTCATTTTTTATGCATTTGATTTCATATTGTGGATGGTCATTAGCTGCTTTAGAACAAACTGTATGTGCATTCTTTTTGGAAGGACATAAATACCGATATTTCTATTGTTATTAAGTTGGAACTTTTAGCAGGATGAACTAAGACAGCAGAAGGAGGAGGCTATGGATGATTACTGCTCCCAGGTATGCAACATAAAATCAagattattatcattattatactGTTGTCTCTCACCAGTGTCATCACAGTTGTTACATTTCTGCTGACACCTGGGACGGGGGGACTTGTTTTATCGTTTTCAGAAAACTGAATTTATCAGATAGTATAGCTCCCCAGTCCTGCCTTGGTTTATTTGATGTAAACTACATGATAGTAATTGTTTGTAGGTCCCTGTTCGACACTTGGTATTTATGGTTCATGGTATTGGCCAAAGGTTGGAAAAATCCAATTTGGTTGATGATGTGGGCAATTTCCGGCATATTACAGCAAGTCTTGCAGAGCAGCACCTTACTGCTCATCAGCGTGGCACCCAAAGGGTCCTCTTTATCCCATGCCAGGTATTCAATATGTTATTCGGTGTGTGTTCCAAGCCTTTTTTGCTCCGTTATGTTTCTCCTCTGTTTTGAGGCTGTTTTTCCCTTCTCTATAAAACTTAGCCCTATATCACGCCtagattttccttttttttacaCTGGACCTTATTTTTGCGGTTAGGGTTATAATTGAAGCTGAACATGTGCTAATCTGTAGTTATTATATTGAGATATGTACTGTGGATCTGAAGACCTTATTCCTGAATTGTCTCTTGTACTGCATAGTAAGAAACTTGCATTAAGCCTATAAATCTCCTTGAAATCTCTCTTAGTTTTTGATTGTCAATTTCACGTGCTTTCCTTTCTTACCAATTTTGAGAATTTGTGGTATTTTCACATTTTAGTTTCCTTGAGTAATATATTTggttagattaaaaataattacagtAAAGTAGACAGCATTTTAAGGAATAATTAAACTATGTTAGGCAGAATTGGAATGTAGTCTGTACTTGGTTACAATATAaacttctctttttatttttatttttttaacttttgtacaACTTTTCTAAGTCGTTTAGCTACTTGTACAAGCTATGATGACGTAGGAAAGAGCAATCCTATTGAATCAACCAAAATTAAACACCAAAGAAATGCCAAAACATAAACCAGTCATACATGTTTTGTGCCACTGAGAATCCTTGAGATCATTCCATTCTAAGTTAATGCTTGAATGACTATGTAAATAGAACATATACAGAAACCTGATACCCTTATTTAGTACGTTTGCTCTAATGTTAGTCatgattttcaatttatttaattctaacTAATTGACCATTTCATGTTATCAAGTGGAGAAAAGGTTTGAAGCTGAGTGGTGAAACTGCTGTTGAAAAAATAACATTAGATGGAGTGCG encodes the following:
- the LOC114169347 gene encoding TATA-binding protein-associated factor BTAF1-like isoform X3; the encoded protein is MALREILAHQGASAGVFKPDSPMGGTLFIELEDKSIPTTLKREREIDLNIVMNLLAEIYSQEDMAPNMYEVLRLGDKEMENGGGGSGDGDGEENPYVLSTLAQRLWPFMRHSITSVRYSAIRTLVVQLLMSCHEFSIFRRGYLKLDIKEACLSCLVLHSGPLLYLEIPLESYSRICYWKQMKIFCNVLREFGVSLFRNGDVDTCVTHTRVVTATALGYFASKLPVGSLKYVIDPLWSSLTSFSGVQRQVASMVLISLFKEIKLKNSSKNLDGLVPSKVGCWTVGYWAPFLCGEKAQNLRSPCLT
- the LOC114169347 gene encoding TATA-binding protein-associated factor BTAF1-like isoform X5, producing the protein MCLLRFYASTQRLKVWEVRHGSVMALREILAHQGASAGVFKPDSPMGGTLFIELEDKSIPTTLKREREIDLNIVMNLLAEIYSQEDMAPNMYEVLRLGDKEMENGGGGSGDGDGEENPYVLSTLAQRLWPFMRHSITSVRYSAIRTLERLLEAGYKRSMSELSGASFWPSSIFGDTLRIVFQNLLLETNEDILQCSERVWSLLVQFLRVVASSYGSSWSELASTPFGSALDASKMLASCFSTKKSN
- the LOC114169347 gene encoding TATA-binding protein-associated factor BTAF1-like isoform X1; the protein is MCLLRFYASTQRLKVWEVRHGSVMALREILAHQGASAGVFKPDSPMGGTLFIELEDKSIPTTLKREREIDLNIVMNLLAEIYSQEDMAPNMYEVLRLGDKEMENGGGGSGDGDGEENPYVLSTLAQRLWPFMRHSITSVRYSAIRTLVVQLLMSCHEFSIFRRGYLKLDIKEACLSCLVLHSGPLLYLEIPLESYSRICYWKQMKIFCNVLREFGVSLFRNGDVDTCVTHTRVVTATALGYFASKLPVGSLKYVIDPLWSSLTSFSGVQRQVASMVLISLFKEIKLKNSSKNLDGLVPSKVGCWTVGYWAPFLCGEKAQNLRSPCLT
- the LOC114169347 gene encoding TATA-binding protein-associated factor BTAF1-like isoform X4; amino-acid sequence: MNLLAEIYSQEDMAPNMYEVLRLGDKEMENGGGGSGDGDGEENPYVLSTLAQRLWPFMRHSITSVRYSAIRTLVVQLLMSCHEFSIFRRGYLKLDIKEACLSCLVLHSGPLLYLEIPLESYSRICYWKQMKIFCNVLREFGVSLFRNGDVDTCVTHTRVVTATALGYFASKLPVGSLKYVIDPLWSSLTSFSGVQRQVASMVLISLFKEIKLKNSSKNLDGLVPSKVGCWTVGYWAPFLCGEKAQNLRSPCLT
- the LOC114169347 gene encoding TATA-binding protein-associated factor BTAF1-like isoform X2 encodes the protein MLIYQMLLAVWEVRHGSVMALREILAHQGASAGVFKPDSPMGGTLFIELEDKSIPTTLKREREIDLNIVMNLLAEIYSQEDMAPNMYEVLRLGDKEMENGGGGSGDGDGEENPYVLSTLAQRLWPFMRHSITSVRYSAIRTLVVQLLMSCHEFSIFRRGYLKLDIKEACLSCLVLHSGPLLYLEIPLESYSRICYWKQMKIFCNVLREFGVSLFRNGDVDTCVTHTRVVTATALGYFASKLPVGSLKYVIDPLWSSLTSFSGVQRQVASMVLISLFKEIKLKNSSKNLDGLVPSKVGCWTVGYWAPFLCGEKAQNLRSPCLT
- the LOC114169347 gene encoding TATA-binding protein-associated factor BTAF1-like isoform X6, with product MAPNMYEVLRLGDKEMENGGGGSGDGDGEENPYVLSTLAQRLWPFMRHSITSVRYSAIRTLVVQLLMSCHEFSIFRRGYLKLDIKEACLSCLVLHSGPLLYLEIPLESYSRICYWKQMKIFCNVLREFGVSLFRNGDVDTCVTHTRVVTATALGYFASKLPVGSLKYVIDPLWSSLTSFSGVQRQVASMVLISLFKEIKLKNSSKNLDGLVPSKVGCWTVGYWAPFLCGEKAQNLRSPCLT